In the genome of Paenibacillus pabuli, one region contains:
- the thpR gene encoding RNA 2',3'-cyclic phosphodiesterase → MNNYSYTDLPSRRERLFIALRVPTHIQNVLRMSAEQVQGKLDFRKWTDYRDYHITLQFLGDTLVSDIGLLRKTLRSVTVGTHPFELQLSGWGTFGLEEAPKVLWKGVEGEIDQLHLLQKRIVDATSSLGFKAELRPYSPHITMARKFLGHNPGNENKGIFGVLPELFLGVNSWIVQDFVLYVTQSGQAPMYEVVDTFSFS, encoded by the coding sequence ATGAATAACTATTCATATACGGATCTTCCATCCCGACGGGAACGATTATTTATTGCACTTCGGGTGCCGACACATATTCAGAATGTACTTCGGATGTCTGCGGAGCAGGTGCAAGGAAAGCTTGATTTTCGCAAATGGACCGATTATAGGGATTATCATATTACATTGCAATTTCTGGGGGATACCCTTGTTAGTGACATTGGACTTCTTCGGAAAACATTGCGCTCGGTAACGGTTGGAACTCATCCTTTTGAGTTGCAATTATCCGGATGGGGAACATTCGGTCTGGAGGAGGCACCAAAGGTGTTGTGGAAAGGTGTTGAAGGAGAGATCGACCAACTGCATCTTTTGCAAAAACGGATCGTGGACGCAACTTCCTCTCTGGGATTTAAGGCTGAATTAAGACCGTATTCTCCTCATATTACGATGGCGCGTAAATTTTTGGGTCACAACCCAGGAAATGAGAATAAAGGAATATTTGGAGTGCTTCCTGAACTCTTTTTGGGTGTTAATTCTTGGATAGTGCAAGATTTTGTGCTATATGTGACACAGTCAGGTCAGGCGCCGATGTATGAGGTCGTGGATACGTTTTCTTTTTCCTGA
- a CDS encoding D-2-hydroxyacid dehydrogenase, whose amino-acid sequence MGKIVCFPSLSTKQQQRILEAAPGYTLKVGKAKEIDISELKEAEIIVGWSPLVTEHALKEESPLKWVQVWSAGVDNLPFSDLEQKSILVTSANGVHAIPITEIILGMMLSHSRWLRQAMLHQQQAEWKSPGKPLPELHGKTAVIVGVGEIGSETARILKALGMNVVGVRRSGKDVPNVDQMYNMSGLHEALGQGDYVINILPLTDETYHIYDQSAFEHFKSGACFVNVGRGPSVNTEALLGALESGQVAFAALDVFEEEPLPADHPLWGKDNVLITPHIAGSTEQYTERALDIFVQNLEAYIAGKTLPLNLMDYSHKY is encoded by the coding sequence ATGGGTAAAATTGTATGTTTCCCATCCTTGTCAACAAAACAGCAACAACGCATTCTGGAAGCAGCACCAGGTTATACACTTAAGGTTGGTAAAGCCAAAGAGATTGACATTTCGGAGTTAAAAGAAGCTGAAATTATCGTAGGCTGGTCTCCTCTGGTAACCGAGCATGCACTGAAAGAAGAAAGTCCCCTGAAATGGGTTCAGGTCTGGTCTGCCGGCGTGGATAACCTTCCATTCTCAGATTTGGAACAAAAAAGCATTTTGGTAACCAGTGCTAATGGCGTACACGCCATTCCCATTACCGAAATTATTCTAGGCATGATGCTGTCCCACAGCCGCTGGCTGAGACAAGCGATGCTGCACCAGCAGCAGGCCGAGTGGAAATCACCGGGCAAACCGCTTCCGGAACTGCATGGCAAAACAGCGGTTATTGTCGGCGTCGGAGAGATCGGATCAGAAACCGCGCGTATTCTCAAAGCATTAGGCATGAACGTAGTTGGAGTGCGTCGTTCCGGAAAAGATGTTCCGAATGTAGATCAAATGTACAACATGTCCGGCCTGCACGAAGCACTGGGGCAAGGTGATTACGTCATCAATATTTTGCCACTTACAGATGAAACCTATCATATCTATGACCAGTCTGCATTTGAGCATTTCAAATCCGGTGCATGCTTCGTCAATGTGGGGCGTGGCCCAAGCGTGAATACGGAAGCTCTGCTGGGTGCGCTAGAGAGTGGACAAGTTGCCTTTGCTGCACTTGACGTATTCGAAGAGGAGCCGCTCCCAGCTGATCACCCCTTGTGGGGTAAGGATAACGTCCTGATTACGCCGCACATTGCCGGCAGCACAGAGCAATACACTGAACGAGCACTGGATATTTTTGTACAAAATCTGGAAGCCTATATTGCCGGAAAGACTCTCCCGCTTAATTTGATGGATTATAGTCATAAATACTAA
- a CDS encoding cell wall hydrolase — MDIISKNRWVAPMLSVLLVCIVGANVVQATGKWNEESDSKQMTELAASAENSENSFSGDRRMMEDGTSLSTDASIQADKWTNSLPAKNWLTAAQEEQEQKEAKAKHAARAAAAAKAKKEAALKLAKVERAKAIAAITTPPQKLYFTRTKLLNQEDSKLATWSYSVSDKELHLLQKIVMAEAEGEPYEGKVAVANVVLNRLRSANFPDTIYKVIYQKSQFSPVANGRLKRVTPNEDSIKAVNAALNGKKEVADDTYYFLSLTLADDLTVARSQKKVKTIGHHTFYK; from the coding sequence ATGGATATTATAAGCAAAAATCGTTGGGTGGCACCGATGTTATCTGTGCTGCTTGTATGTATAGTGGGGGCTAACGTCGTTCAGGCGACTGGAAAGTGGAATGAGGAAAGTGATAGCAAACAGATGACCGAGCTTGCGGCTTCTGCAGAAAATAGCGAAAATTCTTTTAGCGGAGACAGGCGAATGATGGAAGACGGGACAAGTCTGTCTACTGATGCGTCTATTCAGGCGGATAAATGGACCAATTCGCTCCCGGCCAAGAATTGGCTGACGGCTGCTCAGGAAGAGCAGGAACAGAAAGAAGCCAAGGCTAAGCATGCAGCCCGAGCTGCAGCAGCGGCCAAAGCAAAAAAAGAGGCTGCTCTGAAATTAGCCAAAGTAGAGCGTGCCAAGGCGATAGCTGCAATTACGACTCCCCCCCAAAAACTTTACTTTACACGGACCAAACTTCTGAACCAGGAAGACTCGAAACTTGCAACCTGGTCATACAGTGTGTCCGATAAAGAACTGCATCTGCTGCAAAAAATCGTCATGGCAGAGGCGGAAGGTGAACCGTACGAAGGCAAAGTGGCAGTTGCCAATGTTGTCTTAAACCGGCTGCGGTCAGCCAATTTTCCCGATACCATTTACAAAGTAATCTATCAGAAATCTCAGTTCAGTCCTGTAGCGAACGGGCGCTTGAAACGTGTTACTCCCAATGAGGACAGTATCAAGGCAGTCAATGCAGCGTTGAATGGGAAAAAGGAAGTCGCCGATGATACGTATTATTTCTTGTCATTGACGCTTGCGGATGATCTGACAGTGGCTCGCTCCCAGAAAAAAGTAAAAACGATCGGGCATCATACTTTTTACAAGTAA